Proteins from one Rosa chinensis cultivar Old Blush chromosome 7, RchiOBHm-V2, whole genome shotgun sequence genomic window:
- the LOC121050821 gene encoding MDIS1-interacting receptor like kinase 2-like, which produces MSPSGSDFGTAKFLNLESANWNVLAGTYGYIAPALDFGVVTLEIIMGRHPGDLLLPLLSGLSSSPVLPAHQMQIVDVLDQRITAPTDEVAGKVPFLVKTAFSCLNSSPECRPTMKQVSQQLETERLHLSKPLYLRCCLPSVVTCGELLALNGLTT; this is translated from the exons ATGAGTCCTAGTGGTTCAGATTTTGGCACAGCTAAGTTCTTAAATTTAGAGTCAGCAAATTGGAATGTCCTTGCAGGCACATATGGTTATATAGCACCAG CTTTGGACTTTGGAGTTGTAACACTGGAAATAATTATGGGAAGGCATCCAGGAGATCTTCTCTTACCTTTACTATCAGGATTGTCATCATCACCTGTGTTACCAGCCCATCAAATGCAAATTGTGGACGTTTTGGACCAACGTATCACTGCTCCTACAGATGAAGTTGCAGGGAAGGTACCCTTTCTTGTGAAGACAGCATTTTCATGCTTGAATTCCAGTCCTGAATGTCGTCCAACAATGAAACAAGTTTCTCAACAACTAGAAACTGAGAGGCTGCATTTGTCAAAGCCATTGTATCTGAGATGTTGCTTACCCTCAGTGGTTACCTGTGGTGAATTGCTTGCCCTCAATGGTTTGACTACCTGA